CGGCGCCGGCAGAACTGCCGAACGCCGGAGGCGGTTCAATCGTGGATTTCGGAATACGCAGGACCTCCACGACTTCATCGACGATCAATCCGACCATCCGCTGCCGAACTAAGACCACCATGATGCGGGAATTATCCGACTTCTCGACCGGCGGGAGCCCAAAACGCCGCCGGAGATCCAGGACCGGAATGATCCTGCCGCGCAGATTGATCACCCCTTCGACGTAGGCCGGCGCCTTCGGCACCCGCGTGATTTCGACCATGCGATTGATCTCCTGGACGCTCAATACATCCAGCGCAAATTCCTCACGGCCGATCAGGCAGGTGACCAGTTGACGGAGGTCATCGCCGGCTACGGCTTCCCTGGTCAGTACACCAGCGCCCCCACCCTGGCCCTGTTGCGCCTCGACTTTTTCTTCGACAATCATCGGCATCTCCTCTCTTCAGCGTGATGCTAGACCTTGAACGATCCCACAATACTCTGCAGCTCAACTGCTAACAGACTGAGAGCATGGCTCGCTTTGGCCGATTCGTTGGCACCAGACGCGGATTCCTTCGTCACCTTCGCGACATTCTCAATGTCGTTGGCGATTTGCTGCGTGGCCACCGACTGCTCTTCCGAGGCCACCGCAATCTGGCGAATCATATCCGCGCTTTCGGAGACCATTTGCACGATGCGCGTCAGCGCTTCGCCGGTCTTGTTGACCAGTTCGACACCGCCGCTGACTTTCTGTGTCCCCTGTTGCATCGAATCGACGGCGCCGCGCGTATCATGTTGAATCTGACGGATCATATCGCCGATTTCCTTCGTGGCTTTGGTCGTCCGTTCCGCCAACTTGCGGACTTCGTCGGCGACGACGGCGAATCCACGTCCCTGTTCACCGGCTCGGGCGGCTTCGATCGCCGCGTTTAAGGCCAGCAAATTCGTCTGGTCGGCGATATCTTCAATGACGCGAACGATTTCACCGATTTGATCTGACGACTTGCCCAGCTCGGCAATGATCGTCGCCGAGTTGGACACAGCTTCCGACAGGTGTTGCATGCCGGAGATGGTATCGGCCACCACCGACCCGCCGTTCTTCGCGGTTTGCACGGTCTCTTGCGCCAGCGTCGCGGCCTTGCCGGAATTCTGAGCGACCTGGCTGACGGTCGAAGTCATTTCCTCCACCGCGGCGGCGGTCTGTGCGGCACGAGAGGTCAGGGTATCGGTGCCCCTGGAGATTTCCTCCGCGGTCGCGGACAGTTCGACCGACGCGGAGGCGACCTTGTCGGTCACATGGGCGACTTTGCCGATCATGTCCTGAAGCTTCTCCGAGCAGAGATTGAAGGATCTGGATAGACCGGCGACTTCGTCATGTCCATGTACCGGCACCCGCTGACTCAGGTCACCCTTGGCAAATTGGCCGAATGCCGCCATGAGTCCATGAAGCGGCTGTATGATCGACCGAGCGACAAAGAATCCGACGAGCATGGCGATCGCTCCGATTCCTAACCCCAACACAATCGATTGGCGAAGGTGCTGCTGGACACGATTGCCGGCC
This genomic stretch from Nitrospirota bacterium harbors:
- a CDS encoding chemotaxis protein CheW — translated: MIVEEKVEAQQGQGGGAGVLTREAVAGDDLRQLVTCLIGREEFALDVLSVQEINRMVEITRVPKAPAYVEGVINLRGRIIPVLDLRRRFGLPPVEKSDNSRIMVVLVRQRMVGLIVDEVVEVLRIPKSTIEPPPAFGSSAGAEFTQGIGRIEDRLLIVLDLNRLLMPNEQATVDAVTGQGAGH
- a CDS encoding methyl-accepting chemotaxis protein, which produces MQYYFSCLSMQWKLLALAGPFILALSVVFTDMYMGLQEVKVAGPIYSEIVMTKDLVADVLPPPEYLIESYLVALEMLLVQDRTQLVSLVSKSKQLREEFESRHSFWVKALPEGEIKERLTLASYKHGKAFLDARDNEYIPALLAGDVSKARALAAGVLQTTYNEHRLAIDQVITLAVPWQQRLEEEAGNRVQQHLRQSIVLGLGIGAIAMLVGFFVARSIIQPLHGLMAAFGQFAKGDLSQRVPVHGHDEVAGLSRSFNLCSEKLQDMIGKVAHVTDKVASASVELSATAEEISRGTDTLTSRAAQTAAAVEEMTSTVSQVAQNSGKAATLAQETVQTAKNGGSVVADTISGMQHLSEAVSNSATIIAELGKSSDQIGEIVRVIEDIADQTNLLALNAAIEAARAGEQGRGFAVVADEVRKLAERTTKATKEIGDMIRQIQHDTRGAVDSMQQGTQKVSGGVELVNKTGEALTRIVQMVSESADMIRQIAVASEEQSVATQQIANDIENVAKVTKESASGANESAKASHALSLLAVELQSIVGSFKV